A single Verrucomicrobiia bacterium DNA region contains:
- a CDS encoding BMC domain-containing protein: MPQAIGLIETRGLVALVEGTDAMLKAANVELVGPMTQVGNALVTACVVGDVAAVKAATDAGAQAIKAIKGELVSVHVIARPHNDVAAVLPKKK; this comes from the coding sequence ATGCCTCAAGCAATTGGATTAATTGAAACGCGCGGACTCGTGGCTCTCGTGGAGGGCACGGACGCGATGCTGAAAGCGGCCAACGTGGAACTCGTCGGCCCCATGACCCAGGTCGGCAACGCTTTGGTCACCGCGTGTGTGGTGGGCGACGTGGCCGCGGTCAAGGCGGCGACGGATGCCGGCGCGCAAGCCATCAAAGCCATCAAAGGCGAACTGGTCAGCGTGCATGTCATCGCCCGTCCGCACAACGACGTGGCGGCGGTGTTGCCGAAGAAGAAGTAA
- a CDS encoding EutN/CcmL family microcompartment protein yields the protein MFLAKVEGSVVATKKDRNMSGRKLLLLRPQLVDEKDPTKFRPGANTIVAVDALGAGLDEMVMFTQGSSARLAPGMKDAPVDAVIIGIVDSVDVLGKQIYSGRT from the coding sequence ATGTTCTTGGCCAAAGTCGAAGGCTCGGTGGTCGCCACCAAGAAAGACCGGAACATGTCGGGGCGCAAACTGTTGTTGCTTCGTCCGCAACTCGTGGATGAAAAAGACCCGACGAAATTTCGCCCCGGCGCGAACACCATCGTGGCCGTGGACGCGCTCGGCGCGGGGTTGGACGAGATGGTGATGTTCACGCAGGGCAGCAGCGCGCGGCTCGCGCCCGGCATGAAAGACGCCCCGGTGGATGCCGTCATCATCGGCATCGTGGACAGCGTGGACGTGCTGGGGAAACAGATTTATAGCGGTAGAACGTGA
- a CDS encoding HNH endonuclease encodes MTIPAQLRRQAIQRAGNRCEYCGLSQVSQEATFHIDHVIPTDAGGATTLNNLALACVSCSLRKGARMKAIDPKTGNEVRLFSPRRDSWRLHFRWDGVRVVGISPTGRATVAALNLNRDVAQAIRHEEILRARHPPPKHI; translated from the coding sequence ATGACCATCCCGGCGCAACTGCGGCGTCAGGCCATCCAGCGTGCCGGAAATCGTTGCGAGTACTGCGGACTTTCGCAGGTTTCCCAAGAGGCGACTTTTCATATTGACCACGTCATCCCGACGGATGCTGGTGGCGCAACGACGCTGAACAATCTGGCGCTGGCGTGTGTTTCGTGCTCGCTTCGCAAAGGAGCGCGAATGAAAGCCATTGATCCCAAAACGGGGAATGAAGTCAGATTGTTCAGTCCCCGCCGTGATTCTTGGCGATTGCATTTCCGCTGGGACGGCGTCCGCGTGGTCGGCATCAGTCCGACTGGACGCGCCACCGTTGCCGCTTTGAATTTGAACCGCGACGTGGCCCAAGCCATCCGTCACGAAGAAATTCTCCGCGCACGGCACCCCCCACCGAAGCACATTTGA
- a CDS encoding aldehyde dehydrogenase — MSTVNETLIRDVVAEVLGRIGGATASSTTTANPAPAKSESRNVRAPQVTVPASRGKFGVFATANEACAAAQEAFLLLREKGVAARRKIEGIVKTLAEKNAEAWGKLELDETKIGRLDHKIEKLKIIRLVPGVDWLRPEALSGDHGITLEEFTPFGVVGAITPSTHSIPTLSGNIVNIVAAGNAVVFNPHPSAARCAAAAVRTYNEAIYRETGIENIACLVEQPTLESFDALCKNEYTKLLLVTGGPGVVKAAMQTGKRAICAGPGNPPVLVDDTCCATRAAKAIIAGAAFDNNLLCIGEKEVFVLDSVANKLMQRLAENGAVKLSDAQLEKLTQAAFTFKPGQGGGCSHASVNKEFIGKNPEVLAQAAGLNLPMGTQLLFAETSADHPFVQEEQMMPFLPIVRVKSVREGIQLAVQAEHGYRHTSVIHSHDVEHMTAMARALDTTLFVKNGPSPAGLGLGGEGYLSYSIATPTGEGVTNPRTFTRVRRCVMVDNLRIY; from the coding sequence ATGAGCACAGTGAATGAAACTTTGATCCGCGACGTGGTGGCGGAAGTGTTGGGACGCATCGGCGGCGCGACTGCCTCCAGCACCACGACGGCGAATCCAGCTCCGGCCAAAAGTGAATCGCGTAATGTGCGTGCGCCGCAGGTGACCGTGCCGGCGTCGCGCGGAAAATTCGGTGTGTTTGCCACGGCGAACGAGGCGTGCGCGGCGGCTCAGGAAGCTTTTTTGTTGTTGCGAGAAAAGGGCGTGGCGGCGCGGCGCAAGATCGAGGGAATCGTCAAGACGTTGGCGGAGAAAAACGCCGAGGCTTGGGGCAAACTCGAGTTGGATGAAACGAAAATTGGTCGGCTCGATCACAAGATTGAGAAGCTCAAAATCATCCGGCTGGTGCCCGGTGTGGATTGGCTGCGACCGGAAGCTTTGAGCGGCGATCACGGCATCACCCTGGAGGAATTCACGCCGTTTGGCGTGGTGGGCGCGATTACGCCAAGCACCCATTCCATTCCCACGTTGAGTGGCAACATTGTCAACATTGTCGCCGCCGGGAATGCGGTGGTGTTCAATCCGCATCCCAGCGCGGCGCGTTGCGCGGCGGCGGCGGTGCGAACTTACAACGAAGCGATTTATCGCGAGACCGGCATCGAGAACATCGCGTGTCTGGTGGAGCAACCAACGCTGGAATCCTTCGACGCGCTTTGCAAAAACGAGTACACGAAATTGCTGCTGGTTACTGGCGGTCCGGGTGTGGTGAAAGCGGCGATGCAAACCGGCAAGCGCGCCATTTGTGCCGGACCGGGGAATCCGCCGGTGCTCGTGGATGACACCTGCTGCGCGACTCGCGCGGCGAAAGCGATCATTGCCGGGGCCGCCTTTGACAACAACCTCCTCTGCATTGGCGAGAAGGAGGTTTTCGTTTTGGACAGCGTGGCGAACAAGTTGATGCAGCGCCTGGCCGAGAACGGCGCGGTGAAGTTGAGCGACGCGCAATTGGAAAAACTGACGCAGGCGGCGTTCACCTTCAAGCCGGGGCAGGGCGGCGGTTGTTCTCACGCCAGCGTGAACAAGGAATTCATTGGCAAGAATCCTGAAGTGCTGGCTCAAGCGGCCGGACTGAATCTGCCGATGGGCACCCAGTTGTTGTTCGCCGAAACGTCCGCCGACCATCCCTTCGTGCAGGAGGAACAGATGATGCCGTTTCTGCCGATTGTGCGGGTGAAGAGCGTGCGCGAAGGCATCCAACTGGCCGTGCAGGCCGAGCACGGTTATCGCCATACCAGCGTGATTCATTCGCATGACGTGGAGCACATGACCGCGATGGCGCGGGCGTTGGACACCACGTTGTTTGTAAAGAACGGTCCTTCACCCGCAGGCCTGGGCCTGGGTGGCGAAGGTTATTTGAGTTACTCCATCGCCACCCCAACTGGTGAAGGCGTGACCAATCCGCGCACCTTCACGCGCGTCCGGCGATGTGTGATGGTGGACAATCTGAGAATTTATTAA
- a CDS encoding EutN/CcmL family microcompartment protein, giving the protein MLLARVEGNIVATRKHPSLNGWRLVICQPVNADGQNAGTPQVAIDALGAGMHQQVVISSDGSAARRAVGDAQSPVRWLIVGIVDEREPGVRV; this is encoded by the coding sequence ATGTTATTGGCGCGCGTCGAAGGCAACATCGTGGCGACCCGGAAACATCCGAGTCTCAACGGTTGGCGGCTGGTGATTTGTCAACCGGTCAATGCCGACGGTCAGAACGCAGGCACGCCGCAGGTGGCGATTGATGCGTTGGGCGCCGGGATGCATCAGCAGGTGGTGATTTCGTCCGACGGTTCGGCGGCTCGTCGCGCCGTGGGCGATGCGCAAAGCCCCGTGCGTTGGTTGATCGTTGGAATTGTGGACGAGCGTGAACCGGGAGTGCGCGTATGA
- a CDS encoding ethanolamine utilization protein EutN: MKLGTVIGRVTLSKTIKSFEGGRFLIVSPFSREQYAAGLAAPPTLGKDPSLVVYDAIGGGVGQVIGYVEGREAAQPFVVPTPVDAINAALVDDMFYRPWSG; the protein is encoded by the coding sequence ATGAAACTGGGCACGGTCATCGGTCGCGTTACGTTGAGCAAGACGATCAAGTCATTTGAAGGCGGGCGGTTCTTGATCGTAAGCCCGTTTTCCCGCGAACAATACGCCGCTGGATTGGCGGCCCCGCCGACGCTGGGCAAAGACCCGAGTCTGGTGGTGTATGACGCCATCGGCGGTGGCGTGGGGCAGGTGATTGGTTATGTGGAAGGGCGCGAAGCGGCGCAGCCGTTTGTCGTGCCGACGCCAGTGGATGCGATCAATGCCGCGCTCGTGGACGACATGTTTTATCGCCCGTGGTCAGGGTG